A genomic region of Pelodiscus sinensis isolate JC-2024 chromosome 19, ASM4963464v1, whole genome shotgun sequence contains the following coding sequences:
- the LOC142818919 gene encoding transcription factor Sp5-like, producing the protein MFQLWSNEMPVSSGLGAHAAAFGLPKAPYPGPPASSSHELPLTPPAEHTYSFELSPLKGLASQGPPGASYPFPEAQDFPGFLPSALGPGAPTATPSGGPAEEASWWSLQPQAPGTLPAFPLSRPLVLGPQPPLTALLHGAPKGLLGPARRCRRCKCPNCQAGPEEPGQKRQHLCHLPGCGKVYGKTSHLKAHLRWHAGERPFVCTWLYCGKSFTRSDELQRHLRTHTGEKRFGCAGCGKRFMRSDHLAKHLKTHQGKRPKGSGAPLGPVKQE; encoded by the coding sequence ATGTTTCAGCTGTGGAGCAACGAGATGCCAGTCAGCTCTGGGCTGGGTGCCCACGCTGCCGCCTTCGGGCTGCCCAAGGCGCCGTACCCCGGGCCCCCGGCATCCAGCTCACACGAGCTGCCCCTGACCCCGCCGGCCGAGCACACCTACTCCTTCGAGCTGTCGCCCCTCAAGGGCCTGGCTTCCCAGGGGCCGCCCGGCGCCTCCTACCCCTTCCCCGAGGCTCAGGACTTCCCCGGCTTCCTGCCGAGCGCCCTGGGCCCTGGCGCCCCCACGGCCACCCCCTCAGGGGGCCCCGCAGAGGAGGCCTCCTGGTGGAGCCTGCAGCCGCAGGCTCCGGGCACCCTGCCCGCCTTCCCGCTGAGCCGGCCTCTCGTGCTGGGGCCGCAGCCCCCGCTCACCGCCCTGCTGCACGGCGCCCccaaggggctgctgggccctgcccggcGCTGCCGGCGCTGCAAGTGCCCCAACTGCCAGGCGGGCCCCGAGGAGCCGGGCCAGAAGCGGCAGCACCTGTGCCACCTGCCGGGCTGCGGGAAGGTCTACGGGAAGACGTCGCACCTGAAGGCCCATCTGCGGTGGCACGCGGGCGAGCGGCCCTTTGTCTGCACCTGGCTCTACTGCGGGAAGAGCTTCACCCGCTCCGACGAGCTGCAGCGCCACCTGCGGACGCACACGGGCGAGAAGCGCTTCGGCTGCGCCGGCTGCGGCAAGCGCTTCATGCGCAGCGACCATCTGGCCAAGCACCTGAAGACCCACCAGGGCAAGCGGCCCAAGGGCAGCGGGGCTCCGCTCGGCCCCGTCAAGCAGGAGTGA